Below is a genomic region from Taeniopygia guttata chromosome 16, bTaeGut7.mat, whole genome shotgun sequence.
gcatttcccCTAATTTAATAAATGTCAAAAGGAAAGGCTTAAAAATTAAGGTTAATTGAGCACAAATTtgttaaaatgcatttattaaaTCTGGGgagaaaatcattaaaaaatggGGTTGTTTCAGcagaaatcaaataaaatcaatttattttccctaaattattaaacttggggaggaaatattttaaaaattcgGGGTTCATCCTTGAgaaattgcttaaaataaatttatttttctcattttatgaAGAAATTAGTTCATTAGGTGTTAACAGCTCTAATTAAGCCAGTTCTTGTTACACAAGAATTAGCAACAGCGTGGTTTTAAATAGGAACATCACctttcaattaattaatttttattatttaccaATAAAGAAATGGATTTTAATTATTAGctcatttttattattgctcTTAATTGTTAACAAGCCCTCTTTAATTACAGTCAATTtagaaaacttgaaaataatATTCTAAAAGAATAATTAGCTAACTAATAAATAATACACTTATTAATTACATAACAAccaaatattattttgaaaacataaaaatataattaatagcTTTTAATTAGGAAAATTATTAGTCACATAAtactcaaaaataatttaataatacaTCAGTAACTTATTAATTATCAATTTCTCCCTTTATTGTTACTAAGAGATAGTTTTAAATAAGCAATAAACACAAAACCCTGAATTTattcaatttattaattaatattccTAGTTCATTAATATTCATGAAGCACCACATCCTAATTTATACTATTGCTCCTTAATGCAATGCTTTTAATAAATAGCAGAAATTTCATATTAAATCAGTGTTTTAAAGATGCTTTACACTGGTTTTTATAATTAAAGTACTCCCTTAAAATCTAATaaaaagattaattaatttagGGATACTTCCATAATTAAAATCCAATCAATACCCAATTATTTATCAATAAATCTACGTTATTTCTGTAATTATTATCATCTAAAACTTTTTATATGACCCATTAATTTTTGGTAATTaataaaccacaaaaatttaattaaagaaCTTcgaataaataaaaattttaacacTTAATAAGTccaaaaatacctttaaataaaaaaaaaaatctatttattaaCGCTATTACTCACTAACAGGAACCTTGTAGcgacagaaataaaagcaaagcaaatgttttaataatttaattagaaaattaagaataatttcttattttagggcagaaatagcaaaatttccacataaaataaaaggaaaaatcgGATTTTTTATCCATCCAAAAGCACCAAATCCCTGCTGGAGAGCGAAATTTCccgccaaaaaaacccaaattaattaatttagcCCCAAAATCATCGcaaactttgatttttaattgaaataaatgaagataaagagaatttttattcattatttaaatGTGACAATGAACGCGAAGCTTTAAATCGCCCTCAGGCTCAGCAGAATAAAAAGggtttaaaaattctgttttaacaGCAAATATGCCCCTGCAAAAAGACTCAAGAGGTGGAAATGAATTATTTaggtgtttttaaaaagccactTAATTATTTAGATATAAAGATTAATTATTTCGAGGGAAATTTAATGATTTtgacagaaaatttaaataagaaaatgaaaattcccCTCAGGCACCACAGGACAAAAAAAAGCCACTAAAACCTCACAAAAtcaactaattaaaaaaaaataattttaaacggattttgaaattaaaattaaaagggataaattaaaatttaaataattcgATGTTGAAATGAAGGGGAAATTTAAAATTCCCCTCAGGCTCCGCCTAACAAAAGGCGTGCCCTGAGGGGGGGTAAATGTTAAAAAACCTGgatttaaaattgaatttccgcaaaaaaaagagatttaacAGCACAATTaagcataaatttaaaaataaatctttatatttaatgaaaataatttgaattttcccTCATAAATTCGCTTTAAAGCGAGGGAAGCTGGACcgaccccccacccccccacctcAGGACGCGGCGGGAATTTCCGGCCTCGCATGGGACAAACCGCGGGCGGGGAGGGATTTTTAACATCGAAAGCGAATTTTTAgggtggaaatttgggatttgtttaatttgattgatttatttttgatttaattttgatttaatttgatttaaagGACCCGGATGCGTCGCTGCGGCAGCGGCGCCGCGCATGCGCCGCGCGCACAAAATGGAGGCGGTGGCGCAGAGGCCAAACCACAAAATGGCGGGcgaggaaataaaatataaaacgGGTTTTAAATCCCCCTAAAACACCCcgaaattaccccaaaatccaaacagtTCCACGGGAATTTCAGCTATAATTTAAGTTTTTGTGGTAAAATTGGCGGGTTTGGGGTTAATTCGCTTCCGCAGCATCCGGGCGCGGCGCGCTTTGTTTGGCACCCGCCCCATCATCCGCGATGTTATTAGGAAATACCACCCAGAAAATCCCCGAAATTTGCGGTTTGGGATTAAAACGTGTCAGAGTGGGGATGTATTAAAAGCAAAAGGGAagataaattgaaaataaaatatagaaaagcGTGGCGGAAACGGGGCGGCATCAAACCCCACACAGAGCAGCGCTGAGGGTGAAAAACCCACAGTGAAACAACACCTCGACTACACCAAATAAACGAGGAAACAGATTTGAACAGCACAAATTAAACACAAATTACAAACAACACAATTATTATGTGTAACAGATATAGTTCGCGCGATTTTTAGTATGATATAGGGGGTATTAAGCGCTGCGACCGCCGGAATCCCCTCAGAATTCCCCCCCTCGGTGCTCCCACACCGCGCTGGGCTCGGCAATCCCCGCCCGCCCTGAGGGTTcccggggcagggaggggagttCCAGGGGTCCCTCCCTGAGGTTCGGGGCAGTCCCGTGAGGGCTCAAAGGGAGGCGCGGGAGGATTCCCCGCGCTTTGCCGGTACCGTTGGAGGCCATGGCGGTGCCGCGCGTCCCGCGTCCCGCTCCACGTGGCGCCCGCACTGCGCGCCCCGCGCGGTCCGCCCGCTCTTTTATAGCCTCGGTCGGCGCGTTCCACTCGGGCGGGGGGGATAGGGGGGGAACGGGGGAGATGGTACGGTCCTGGGAAGGGGGCGTGGCGATGGGCGTGGCGGTGGGCGTGGCCATGAATAGCGGGGTTCTATAGGGGACGGGGCCCTATAGAGGGGACAGCAGGTAtggggggatctgtggggcgCAGGGGGTTCTATAGGGGGCAGGGGGGTTCTGTGGGGGGCAGGAACCTATAGATGGGCGGGGGAGGGGTTCTATAGGGGGCAGGAGCCTGTGGAGGGGTTCTATAGGGGGCAAGGGGGGTTCTGTGGGGGGCAGGAACCTATATATGGCTGGGGGAGGGGTTCTATAGGGGGCAGGACCCTATAGATGGGGTGGGGGCGGGGTTCTATAGGGGACGGGGGGGATCTATGGGGCGCAGGGGGGTTCTATAGGGGGCAGGAGCCAGTGGAGGGATTCTATAGGGGGCAAGGGGGGTTCTGTGGGGGGCAGGAGCCTATAGATGGATGGGGGAGGGGTTCTATAGGGGGCAGGACCTATAgaggaggtgggggaggggttcTATAGGGGGCAGGAACCTGTGGAGGGGCTCTATAGGGGGCAAGGGGGGTTCTATGGGGGGCAGGAACCTATAgatgggtgggggaggggttcTATAGGAGACAGGACCCTATagatggggtgggggaggggttcTATAGGGGACGGGGGGATCTATGGGGTGTTCTATAGGGGGCAGGGGGGTTCTATAGGGGGCAGGACCCTATAtatgggtgggggaggggttcTATAGGGGGCAGGACCCTATAGaatgggtgggggaggggatctATAGGGGACGGGGGGATCTATGGGGTGTTCTATAGGGGGCAGGGGGGTTCTATAGGGGGCAGGAGCCTATagatggggtgggggaggggttcTATAGGGGGCAGGACCCTATAgatgggtgggggaggggatctATAGGGGACAGGAGGATCTATGGGGCGCAGGGGGGGGTTCTATAGGGGGCAAGGGGGTTCTATAGGGGGCAGGAACCTATAgatgggtgggggaggggttcTATAGGGGACAGGGGGATCTATGGGGCACAGGGGGGGTTCTATGGGGGGCAGGGGGGTTCTGTGGGGGGCAGAACCCCAtagagggggtgggggaggggttcTATAGGGGGCAGGAGCCTACAgatgggtgggggaggggttcTATAGGGGGCAGGAACCTAtagagggggtgggggaggggatctATAGGGGATGGGGGGACCTATGGGGTGTTCTATAGGGGGCAAGGGGGGTTTTTTAGGGGGCAGGAGCCTATAGATGGCTGGGGGAGGGGTTCTATAGGGGGCAGGAGCCTATagatggggtgggggaggggttcTATAGGGAACGGGGGGGATCTATGGGGCGCAGGGGGGGTTCTATAGGGGGCAGGGGGGTTCTGTGGGGGGCAGGAACCTATAgatgggtgggggaggggttcTATAGGGGGCAGGAGCCTGTGGAGGGGTTCTATAGGGGGCAAGGGGGGTTCTATAGGGGGCAGGAACCTATAGatgaggtgggggaggggttcTATAGGGGACGGGGGGATCTATGGGGTGTTCTATAGGGGGCAAGGGGGGTTCTATAGGGGGCAGGGACCTATAgatgggtgggggaggggatctATAGGGGGAGTGACCGCTGGGGGGGGCAGGGTCCGGTGTCCACCCCCCCACTGTCCACCCCCAGTGTCCACTCCCAGTGTCCACTCCCAGTGTCCAGTGTCCACCCCTGTCCACTCCCCACTCCCAGTGTCCACTCCCCAATCCCACTGTCCATCCCCAGTGTCCACTCTCACTGTCCACTCCCAGTGTCCACTCTCACTGTCCACTCCCAGTGTCCACTCTCACTGTCCACTCCCCACTCCCAGTGTCCACTCCCAGTGTCCACTCCCAATGTCCACTCCCCACTCCCAGTGTCCACTCCCACTGACCACTCCCAGTGTCCGGTGTCCACCCCCCTGTGTCCACCCCCAGTGTCCACTCACCACTCCCAGTGTCCACTCCCAGTGTCCAGTGTCCACCCCCACTGTCCACCCCCAGTGTCCACTCCCACTGACCACTCCCCACTCCCAGTGTCCAGTGTCCACCCCCACTGTCCACCCCCAGTGTCCACTCCCACTGACCACTCCCCACTCCCAGTGTCCACTCCCAGTGTCATCCCCAGTGTCCACCCCTGTCCACTCCCAGTGTCCACTCCCACTGACCACTCCCCAATCCCAGTGTCCACTCCCAGTGTCCACTCCCAGTGTCCAGTGTCCACTCTCACTGACCACTCCCCAATCCCAGTGTCCACTCCCAGTGTCCACTCCCAGTGTCCACTCCCAGTGTCCACTCGCCACTCCCAGTTTCCAATGTCCACTCCCAGTGTCCAGTGTCCACTCCCAGTGTCCACTCCCAGTGTCCACTCCCAGTGTCCAGTGTCCACCCTCACTGTCCACTCCCAGTGTCCAGTGTCCACTCTCACTGACCACTCCCCACTCCCAGTGTCCACTCCCAGTGTCCACTCCCAGTGTCCACTCCCAGTGTCCAGTGTCCACCCCACTGTCCACTCCCCACACCCAGTGTCCACTCTGCACTCCCAGTGTCCAGTGTCCACTCTCACTGTCCACTCCCAGTGTCCAGTGTCCACTCCCAGTGTCCAGTGTCCACTCCCTGTGTCCACTCCCACTGACCACTCCCCAATCCCAGTGTCCACTCACCACTCCCAGTGTCCACTCCCAGTGTCCAGTGTCCACTCCCACTGACCACTCCCCAATCCCAGTGTCCACTCACCACTCCCAGTGTCCACTCCCAGTGTCCAGTGTCCACTCCCACTGACCACTCCCCAATCCCAGTGTCCAGTGTCCACTCCCAGTGTCCACTCTGCCCTCCCAGTGTCCAGTGTCCACTCCCACTGACCACTCCCCCCTCCCAGTGTCCACTCCCACTGACCACTCCACTGTCCACCCCTCGGCCCCATGTCCGCGCTGGACCGTGTCCGAGGGGGTGGCCGGAGCCTGGATCGCCGCCTGGACGCCGTGTCCGGCCAGGCCCTGCTGGCCGGGCTGCGGGCGGCCGGAGCCGTGTCCGAGCCCGAGGTGGCCGCGCTCGGACCGCCGGACAGTTCGGGCTGGGCGCGGCGACTCCGCGCTCTGGCCGCGGCCAAAGGCGACCGGACGTGCCGCGTGCTGCTGACCgtcctggaggggctggaggggccgCCCCGGCCGGGGCCCTTCGGTGAGTGACCGCTCCGACGGCGGCCGGGGGCACTGGgcactcaggggtcactcagtggtcactcagtgagTGGTCACTCCAGTGGTCACTCCATTGGCTCGTCATTGGCCTCTCCAATAGTCATtccattggtcactcattggtcatTCCATTGGTCACTCCATTGGTCACTccattggtcactcagtggtcactcagtggtcactccagTGGTCACTCCATTGGtcatttttggtgttttttcccttatttcccCAGATTTTTACGACCCCAAACTTGAGTGACCACTCCCATGTCCAGCCATGAGGTCAGTGCCCAGTGGTCACTCCAGTGGTCACTCCAGTGGTCACCccattggtcactcagtggtcactcagtggtcactcagtggtcactccatTGGCCTCTCCATTGACCTCTCCATTGGTCACTCAGCGGTCACTCCAGTGGTCATTCCAATGGTCACTCCATTGGCCTCTCCATTGGCCAGTccattggtcactcagtggtcacttAGTGGTCATTCCATTGACTACTCCATTGGTCACTccattggtcactcagtggtcactccattggtcactcagtggtcacttagtggtcactcagtggtcacttagtggtcactcagtggtcactccgGTGGTCACTCCATTGGTCACTCCAGTGGTCATTCCATTGGTCACTTCAGTGGTCACTCCAGTGGTCACTGAAGTGGTCATTCCATTGGCCTCTCCATTGACATCTCCATTGGTCACTCAGCGGTCACTCCAGTGGTCATTCCAATGGTCACTccattggtcactcagtggtgGTCACTCCATTGGCCATTccattggtcactcagtggtcactcccatgggtcagtggtcactcagcgGTCACTCAGCGGTCACTAAGCGGTCACTAAGcggtcactcattggtcactcagcAGTCACTCATTGATCACTccagtggtcactcattggtcactcagggtcactccattggtcactcagtggtcactcattggtcactcagtggtcactccatTGGTCACTCCATTGGTCACTCCATTGGCCTCTCCATTGACCTCTCCATTGGTCActctgtggtcactcagtggtcactccagTGGTCATTTTTGgcgtttttcccccatttccacGGATTTTTACGACCCCAAACTTGAGTGACCACTCCCATGTCCGGCCATGAGGTGAGTgatcagtggtcactcagtggtcactcattggtcactccATTGACCACTTCATTGatcactcagtggtcactgcagtggtcactcagtggtcactccatTGGTCACTCCAGCGGTCACTCCCATGGGTCCGAGGTCACTCAGTGGTCGCTCATTGGTCACTCCAGTGGTCATTCAGTGGTCATTCCATTGGTCACTccattggtcactcagtggtcactccattggtcactcattggtcactcagtggtcactcattggtcactcactggtcactcattggtcactcagcggtcactcagtggtcactcagtggtcactcagcggtcactcagtggtcactcattggtcactcagcggtcactcaggggtcactttGGGGCGTTCCCCGCAGACTTTTACGACCCCGAGCGCGACGCCGCGGCCGGACACCGCTCGGACTGTCCGTGCTGCCGGCCGGAGCCCCAGTGGACAcgccaggaggaggaggaggaacccaaaattggggatGAAGGCCCCAAAAATGATGATGAAGGTCAcgaggatgaggatggagaaCCCAAAAACGATGATGAAGGCCACGAGGATGATGAAGAACCCAACAATGAAGATGAAGGCCACGAGGATGATGAAGGAGAACCCAAAAATGACGATGAAGGCCACGAGGATGATGAAGAACCCCAAAACGACGATGAAGGCCACGAGGATGATGAAGGAGAACCCGAAAATGAAGATGAAGGCCATGAGGATGATGATGGAGGGGATGAAGATTaaggggtgggggagaggctgaggaggaggatgaggaggaggagggtggggaggaaggtGATGGAGATGAAGGTGATGAAGATGAAGAATTTTGGGTCAAAAAAGGCCCAAAATGGACAATTGGATCtccatgatgatgatgaagatgaggatgatgaagacGAGAGATTTTGGGTCCAAAAAGGCCCAAAATGGACAATTGGATCTCCATGATGATGATGagatgaggatgatgaagatgaagaattttgggtcaaaaaaaagcccaaaatagACATTTGGGTCtccatgatgatgatgaagatgaggatgatgaagatgaagaattttgggtcaaaaaaagcccaaaatggAGCTTTGGGCTtccatgatgatgatgaagatgaagatgatgaagaatTTTGGGTCAAAAAAGGCCCAAAATGGACACTTGGATCTCcatgatgaagatgaagatgaagatgatgaagatgagGGATTTTGGGTCAAAAAAGGCCCAAAATGGACAATTGGATCTCcatgatgaagatgaagatgaagatgatgaagatgaagaatTTTAGgtcaaaaaaagcccaaaatggACAATTGGATTTCcatgatgaagatgaagatgatgaagacgAGAGATTTTGGGTCCAAAAAGGCCCAAAATGGACAATTGGACCTCCATGATGAAGATGAAGACGAAGGTGATGAAGATGAGAGATTTTGGGTCAAAGAAGACCCAAAATGGACAATTGGTTCTCcatgatgaagatgaagatgatgaagatgaagaatTTTGGGTCGAAAAAAGCCCAAATTGGGCCCAAgtcccaccccacccccacccagatccttcctccctcccctcctcctcctcacccctCCCCCAATAAAGCCCACGATGACCAACACCCGACTTTGGAAGGTTCTCCACGATTTTAATGACCAAAACCCAACTTTGGAAGGTTCTCCATGACTTTAATGACCAAAACCCAACTTTGGAAGGTTCTCCATGACTTTAATGACCAAAACCCAACTTTGGAAGGTTCTCCATGACTTTAATGACCAAAACCCAACTTTGGGTTGGTTCCCCTTGACTTCCATGACCTGAAAGTCCAACTTTGGAGAGTTTTGATGACCAAAACCCAACTTTGGAAGGTTCTCCATGGTTTCCATGACCAAAACCCAACTTTTAAGGGTTCCGTGACCCAAAAGTCCAACTTTAGAAGGTTCTCCATGACTTTAATGACCAAAACCCGACTTTGGAAGGTTCTCCACGATTTTAATGACCAAACCCCAACTTTAGAAGGTTCTCCATGACTTTAATGaccaaaacccccaattttAAGGGttccatgatttttttaaagacaaaaccTCAACTTTTAAGGGTTCCAGGACCCAAAAGTCCAACTTTGGAAGGTTCCCCATGACTTTAATGACCAAAACCCAACTTTGGAAGGTTCTCCATGACTTTAAAGACCAAAACCCAACTTTTAAGAGTCCTCCATGATTTTAATGACCAAAACCCAACTTTGGGTTGGTTCCCCTTGACTTTCATGACCTGAAAGTCCAACTTTGGAGAGTTTTGATGATCAAAACCCAACCTTGAAAGGTTCCCCACGATTTTAATGACCAAAACCCCCAACTTTAGAAGGTTCTCCATGGTTTCCATGACCAAAACCCAACTTTGGAAGGTTCTCCATTGTTTCGATGACCAAAACCCAACTTTGGAAGGTTCTCCATGGTTCTCATGACCAAACTCCAACTTTTAAGGGTTCCACCACCCAAAAGTCCAACTTTGGAAGGTTCTCCATGGTTTTAATGACCAAAACCCCAACTTTTAAGGGTTCTACGACCCAAAAGTCCAACTTTGGAAGGTTCTCCATGGTTCTCATGACCAAACCCCAACTTTGGAAGGTTCTCCATGACTTTAATGACCAAAACCCAACTTTGGAAGGTTCTCCATTGTTTCAATGACCAAAACCCAACTTTGGAAGGTTCTCCATGGTTCTCATGACCAAACCCCAACTTTTAAGTGTTCCACGACCCCAAAAGTCCAACTTTGGAAGGTTCTCCACCATTTTAATGACCAAAACCCCAACTTTGGAAGGTTCTCCATGATTTTAATtaccaaaaaccccaactttgGAAGGTTCTTCATGGTTTCCATGACCAAACCCCAACTTTTAAGGGTTCCAcgacccaaaaaccccaactttaAAAGGTTCTCCATTGTTTCAATGACCAAACCCAACCTTGGAAGGTTCTCCATGGTTTCCATGACCAAACCCCAACTTTTAAGGGTTCCACGACCCAAAAGTCCAACTTTGGAAGGTTCTCCACGATTTTAATGACCAAAACCCAACTTTTAAGGGTTTCATGACCCAAAAGTCCAACTTTGGAGAGTTTTGATGACCAAAACCCAACTTTGGAAGGTTCTCCACGATTTTAATGACCAAAAACCCAACTTTTAAGGGTTCCACGACCCAAAAGTCCAACTTTGGAAGGTTCTCCACCATTTTAATgaccaaaaaccccaacttttAAGGGTTCCACGACCCAAAAGTCCAACTATGGAAGGTTCTCCACCATTTTAATGACCGAAACCCAACTTTTAAGGGTTCCATGACCCATAAGTCCAACTTTGGAAGGTTCTCCATGGTTCTCACCCAACTTTGGGGTCCGGCCGCGGCCCCGATGACCAGTGTCCACCTGGAAGCCCCCCTAGATGCGGAAGCTCTCGGCTTTGCCGTCGATGTGCCGCAGCCTCAGGTAGACGTCGGTGCCGACGCCCTGCAGGGACTGCAgcaccagggacccccccaggtACTCGGCGTAGGCGCGCGACGTCGGCAGCCCGAAGCCGAACCTGGGAGACACCAAAAAGTCCCAAAAGTggcccaaaattatcccaaaaatccaaaaaaatctcaatgaatattccaaaaaaaatccGGTTAAatatccaaaaaaatcccattaaatatcccaaaaaatcccatgaaatacccaaaaaatcccattaaatatccaaaaatcccattaaaaatcccaaatcccaccccaaaatcgcctccaaaatccaccccaaaaccgaACCTGGGGGGACACTGAGAAGTCCCAAAAGTGgcccaaaataatcccaaaaatccaaaaaaaacctcgttaaatatcccaaaatcccattaaaaatcccaaatcccaccccaaaatcgcctccaaaatccaccccaaaaccgaACCTGGGGAGACACCAAAAAGTCCCAAAAGtggccccaaaattcccaaaaataaaaaaaaaaaaatctcgtTAAATATCCAAAAAATCCTATGAAATacctaaaaaatcccattaaatataccaaaatcccattaaatgtcccaaatcccatcccaaaacccccagaactgcctccaaaatccaccccaaaactgaaccTGGGGGGACAACGAGAATTCCCAAAAGTGgcaccaaaattcccaaaaatcaaaaaaaaatctcgTTAAATATCCAAAAAATCCTAtgaaatacccaaaaaaatcccattaaatatcccaaaattccaccccaaaatcgcctccaaaatccaccccaaaaccgaACCTGGGGGGACACTGAGAAGTCCTAAAAGTGgcccaaaataatccc
It encodes:
- the LOC140685193 gene encoding uncharacterized protein, yielding MSALDRVRGGGRSLDRRLDAVSGQALLAGLRAAGAVSEPEVAALGPPDSSGWARRLRALAAAKGDRTCRVLLTVLEGLEGPPRPGPFDFYDPERDAAAGHRSDCPCCRPEPQWTRQEEEEEPKIGDEGPKNDDEGHEDEDGEPKNDDEGHEDDEEPNNEDEGHEDDEGEPKNDDEGHEDDEEPQNDDEGHEDDEGEPENEDEGHEDDDGGDED